The genomic region AAACGGGAGAGTTGACAATAACATTACCAAGCTCTTGTTTTCTAACAATGAAggtgaattaatttaactttgaaAACTCCACTCACTTAGCCATTTTTGCCGCCGACTGTACATTTTAACAACAAAGTGTTTATATTCAGTCCAAGGTCCCAGCAACATTAGCCTATACCATCAAAATGTTAGAAATCAAGTGCACGATAGGCAGTAGCAATACTATTCATAATCCGAAGGTCGAGCAGTAGTTAAAGCTCCGTGTAGACTCAAAGGTCATTGACACTCCATTGTGGACATATGTATTTGAAACGCTTACAATACAACTGGCAACCTTGAGTCTAAAACAAATGGTATTCAAACTTAATACATTGACAGGTTCTACAGTGTATTATCTTATACTCAACTTAGGAAATCACAAAAGGTATTGCACATCTGGCGAATGGGATCAATGACTTATGGTGCCTTATGAAGTTCGTCACACGAAAGAATTAATAAATAAGATTCTTACAAACAAAGTATGTACCAATCAAGACTTTCCTATTTAAAGTCTGGCAGTGATATCTTGTGAATGTCATTGCAACATGAAATTTTTAATGGATGCGTGAGAAATAAAGCGCTATGATGATTTACCTTAAATTACTGGTAAACTAGGCTATACAAGGACGTCATAAATATCTAAACGTTTGGTGATTAGGGCTACCCACCAGTTCTAGCTTACAAATAATTACACTAAGTGACATATAAAAATTTTCTTACCATTAAAATTTCTCTAACTGTCGTGTATCAAATTGCGAGAGTCAACGAttttcaagtaaaaaaatcgtttagaaattactttttaaacgtTCAATTCAGTCTTGGTAAATCGCTGACGCTCGAGgtcatttcttttatttatattctCATTTTCTTTCAAATTTCATCTCTTACTTTCTCTAATCGGGACACAAGTCTCTATCACACTTACGCTTATGATCACTACAAGTCTCGCAAATGGACTATTTCtatgatattataataaagaAAATGCAGAGAGATCTATATCCAGGGCGCGCCAAAAATGATATTTAAGTAGAAAGTGGTGGTCCAGAAAGTCactctttaaccttttcgacgccgtgtcaaacacaaaagctgtctctcggacgccacgtcaccgaagtgtcaaaactgaaattgaactttatgcatatgcacctaggtctatgttgctctgtggtctatgaccgcttaatacgtctttggcgttggacctgcggtgcgtatatatcggtaatTGGCGTCAAAAAGGTTAATGGACTTGATATCAGACTACTAGGAACAAGCCTTTATGTGTAGAATGTCGCATTGTCACTCTTAATAGCTCTAAAAATGCTTCTACGTCTCAACTctcaaaaaattaaatttgccagcgaaaaatcgatcttgaAGTTTTAACTTTAGGATTTACTTTTGATTTTCTAGGATAGCTGAATCACCCTGGATTTTAATAATTTGAATAATGAATTAACGTGGCTTCAATCAGTAACTGCGATTAACGTAATGTGTTCGGTGGGCAAATTAACTATTTCTTGTAAATGTATGAAGATAGAGCATTTCCATTATTATATTTTGATGATGTGTTCGTAAATGAATGTCATACACTGAGCAAAATTTACAACCATTCGTCTTTCCAAtgttcaaattaataataacttaaaactaaacataaaTACAACACTATTCGAGTTAGTTGCGTGTCCGTAATTTAGAAATACAAGGTGACAGTCAAAAACGAAATTATAGCTCTCCGCCTTTATACCGAAAAACAGAAACAGAAACTTTACTTATGCCACAAAATAGATGATCAAGTTAAATTTACGTAACACAGTAATTAAGTCTCAGATTTAGGCGAATACACAGACGCGTAgcgttttgcgactaaaataatGGGTATCTCAAACTGTCCACTTCGCCACACTACTATTAATTAATGCAATCAACTCAGGCATGTTATACGGTAATTTCTTGCATCAAAACATGTGGTATTTCAAGGACCATCTTTTTCAGTAAAGGGCCCAGTCTTCAGGCCTCTCAAGGCACCATAAGACAACGTCTTTCCATGTTTCAAAGTCATCATTATTCCTTTGGACATCGGTCGTAAGATTTCACTTAAAacgcaatatttatttgtacTCGCATTTTATTAGAACGCTGTAGTTTACTAGAAATATGAGTTGCTTCAATCACCTTTTGCTAAaggggcattccacgagaatgtcgcttacgtaacgacattattctaatacttctgaaaatgctgagtaagctatattgggtcagttaatatttcacgacttggctaagaaattggcagtataatctagaactttagggatttgattaaggtagctgccataagtgccatacaaggcgaaagcgttacgtaagcgacattctcgtggaatgcccctAAAAAAGACGAGAAAATATCCAAGTTTTTATCTAGAGTGCCAAATAAGTATTCGTTACTGAAGAAATTTTCATATTTGGTGTAAATGTTGATTTATGATTAAGAATGGATACTATTTATGCAACTTATTTTTCTAGTAAACCAAATGCTTGCTTGCTTCTTTAAAATCGtgcttaattatttttttcatagacCGCTCTTTGTAAAACTCATTATGAGTTATAAACCTCCATGCTGTTATGTCAGTTCGAAAAATATCAGTTTATGACACATGGATGTAGCCATTAAACACCATCATTTGGCAAAGACATCCAGCAATTCCAGCATAGATTCTAAACTCGTCAATTCAGGTAGTTAGGCCACTCGTCTTAATACTTAACAACATTGAATATTATGTCCAACTTCAAACAAAGCGTCATAACAGAAAACTTCACAATTAagctaaatcaataaataacgttCAGTAGTCCACCGGAGATTTCTGGAAACATACCTGTAATAATAGAGTAtactgtgtaaataaataaataattactttaataactgtatcattatttattagatattttGAAATGTTATATGTCTTAAGTATTTAAGATATTGGTTTTCCTAAGACGGTTCCTTTTTTTCAGAAGAGTAgtagagcgttttccaaaaaagaattacatttcattcatgtcttcaaaatattgacttcttgggctcattttattcagaatcatttgtacattcacgcctcatgcatgaaaaaatgtgtcccgaaattttgtatgaaaaaatatttctccagtgcgtcacgttcatacaatttaaaaaaatattcatacaaaaatgtgacgatctggaaaggaaatcttgggacacattttttcatgtatgaggcgtgaatgtacaaatgattctgagtaaaatgagcccaagaagtcaatattttgaagacatgaatgaaatgtacatttttttttggaaactaTGAAGTTAAAGAGGTGTGCCATTTTGGGTATTGTGGGCTAAAATCTTTCTTTCAAATCTTCTTCAAATGGAGTTAAGTCGTTTGCATTTTAGCCGACAATATAGGACGATTAGGTATCAACACCATCAACTTGTACCTAGATGTATGTACTGTCAGACTCACCGGTCACACGTCAGAGCGCGAGCCAGGGGTGGTGCTGCAGCGACTCCTTGGAGCGGTCGCCGTAGTCGTAGGTGAGCTCCTCGCCGGGCGCGATGTCCTGCGCGGCCAGCAGCACGAGCCGCGGCCGGTCCACCCACAGCGCCTTCGTGTGCAGGTTGCCCGTGCGGGAGTGGTTCACGAGGCGGCCCAGCCGGCCGGATTCTGCTGTGGCGTCGATACTGGAATGGTCAACTTGATTAATCAATCTGTTTTTCTGTTTATCACcaagtaaaaaaaacatgattaaAGGCAgactgtttataattttttttttaaatttaatatggtCTTGTCAAGTTGAATCAATCAACCCACATGTTTAAAGACTCCCACAGTGTTTATATAAGTTTATTCCTATACGAGATAGATCCTCCATAATTTAACCTAAACTTTAACAGTAATATATCTTCTAAATATTACCTCAGTATCTAAATCACAACTACAATTACTTACACCATGATATATTTAGGTCTCCTTCTTTCTAACCATTGTATTGGCGAATCTTTATGGgcctaaaattaataaatagaaaTTGTTAATTGTATCTTGCTCTCTAGAATACTCTAGAAGAGTATTGCCAAAACctgaaaatattgtattgtatcaccTGTAGTAAATTCCTGATAACTTTTTAACATATCTGTCTACTGTGAGCATATCCTGTGTTCCTCTTTTCTTCTACCCTCCCAGTGATCATGCGTTTTTGTAGGGTACCAGCCATGGCAGCTTAAACTCACCAATACTGTTGGTCCTGCAGCCTGAAGTAGTACATATAGCAGCCGGCCTCCGGGTCCTGCGCGTACATGTGCTCGCGCTCGCGGGCCTCCTGCACGCCCACCAGCTCCCCCGAGTACTCCACCACGAAGCTGCCGCGGCAAAACGGACGCGTCGCGATTATGCCGCGCCCTTTGCCTTCGAAATATGCCACCTGTGGcaaatatttcaaattttaCTACATAAGTCAAAAGACTGATAGATAATAAATGTGTAATTTGTGGTAGTACAGTAATAATGGATTGCATTTTTTATGGGATGAGATGATAAACATAAAAGTCTGAGAGCGGTTTCACACTACGTCcaatccgaatccgtgaaaatatggtccgaagtagccgtagaactatttctatgcgtaaattaccatagaaatagttctacggctacttcagACCATATTTTCAtgggttcggatcggattcggatcggacgtagtgcgaaaccgctccgATAATGTAAATTTTTGTACTGTAATTCAttgtaacaataaaatatttattgtctgTTGGTCAAGATAGATTTAGTaaagtagctttataaaataggtcaGTGTTACAGTTGCAGTAATTAATTCACTGATAAGTGCTCAATTGCTCATTTAGAGCAACactataacttaatataatttcCTGTGATATGTTAACGGAATAAAACGGatactaataataaaaatttacaGATGTTGTGCTTTGTAATACAAGTTTAACTTTtcattcttaaaaaaatattaaaagaaatgCATAAATTTAtcgtaatttatattaatgtaGATTATCCAGATATTGTAGTATCTCGCAATTCACTTAAATATATCAAAAAACCGAAACTCACCGCTAGCCCGTCTTCTCTCTGTTCTCTCACAGCTCGTTCCAAATCTCTCATCTTCTCTGCCATCATACATTTTGAAGTCTTCCGTACACTACGTCTCACAGGGAAATACTCCGTAAGCTTATGGTTTGAATTTCCATTTGTGATTTTAGGTTCTACTTTGACAGTCTTTTCTATATCTTTGGGTGTTGGCGGACGTTCCACCTTAGGACTCTTCAGTTCCTCCTTAAAATATTCAGTTAGTTTGTGGCTCtctgcggcgcgggcggcggcccGAGCTGCTCGGGAACGCACACCGAGTCCGTTGGTCATGTTTGTGCACCCGTTACAATTATTCAGTGGTTTGGATTTAACatcaattttctttatttttggtTCAGATTTCACTTCTCCATTCTCAGTCTTAGTGGGTATGGCAGCTATAATCCTGTAATATAGGAtgagaattataataatttaaaaatgtaagaaTCTCATAGCTGGCTAGAATAATTAGCATAGTATAATAGTGTTATAATAAATtgacattattaaataaatatgaataaagcCCCAGTTACCTGCGCTTTCTATAGGTGCGGGTAGGTCTGACAGGCTGGTGCTCACATAACTCAATGCGATGAGGGGTCTTTGCACCCTCCTGGGTGGCCAAAGTATTGGCTGGAACACAATTTGAGAGGGCTTTATCCAGAACCATCCAGAAGAAAGATATGGTTTCATCAGttgataaataatttcatagattttttttaaggttataatattaaaactaaagttatataatttttaagaagAGGGTAAGAGAATAATATAGAAtaaaaaaaggttaaataaagtttcatttatatattgcgtataatattaattttatgtcaAGGAGAAACAGAAAAAAGCAGTGAAATTAACCTCAAGGTTCTCATGGTGTCATGATGCTGATCATGTTTTATTTTGATAAGTGCATACTGTGAACAAAGCTAGACTACAAAATAACCTGGACCTTAGTTATGTAAAATTATACTAACCTCGAACCATGTCCTTCAAAGATTAACAAACACAACAAAAAGACCAGAAAAGACCGTCAGAGAACTGGTCTTATCAGACGCAATGCTGAGGCAGCGTCGTGTTACGAATGTTTGGTAATAGACCTTGTCATGATAGGATCGCGGGAAATCTTCATATGATCAATCATCATCTGATTCTTGTCACGAGCGGAACATGCAGATATTGTTACCTACCATGTACTTCTTCAAACTCTAGGATGGCTTTATGTCTTCgccatttataaattataattagatTTCTTTTAAAAACTGACTCAAGATACAGAAGCTACAGGAGAAAGAAAATGGACGCTTGCTTGTTTTCGTTGTACTATTCCTACTTTTTCTTTCATTGGCTATCGAAATGAAATTTTAACCAATGAAATCAAATGAAATTGTATTCACCATAGACAATATGTAAAAGCTCGTAACGACGAACCAAATAAAGGTAGCTGTTCTTTATCATACACTCCAATATTGTTCAAGCGTTTTAGAATAAAGCACAGGCAGGCCGTACATAtccatatttaaataatttatatcacTGGTAACATTAGcagtaattgtaaaaaaaatttgctCCCGCCTTTTCATTGTCATGTGTTTGTGtttggtatttttatttaataatttaatttcgaaTTGTCATTTGACAAATGATATATTAAACGACAAATTTTTGTGTGATATTGAAACAAACATGAATTCTAAAAACGTTTGCTACATATGGGACGAAAATTTAATCCAAGAATGTGATCGCCTTCCAGCTGTACCCGGTCGTGTATgttgtttttatactacgtgCTTACCTAAAATCTCGTGCTTATCTTAGATTTAGTAGATTCTATTACAATTTTTGTAAGcacaacttatatttttacttttcagGCTTCTATGGTACACAGCTTGATTACAGCATATGGCCTACTACAGCAACTTAAAGTGGTCCGATCAAAACCAGCCGTTGATGGAGACTTAAAGAGATTTCATTCCGATTTATATTTAAACCATTTAAAGACCTTCACAGAAATAGATGACGAATACATGACGACTAATGAGGATGAAGAGTTAGGCATtggtaaataacatttttgaattttaatgaTAATTACAGTAATTACCATAATTAACTAAATgcattgttatgtgtatatttcATTAATGTAACTCGCGTTAGCCCAAAGTATTATTAAGAGGATAAGAGGTCATAATGTAATGAATAAATTATGGTTGAACTTTTACAGACTAATTTTTAAATGGTAGTTTTCCATGGTCAATATCGGTACTCGGCGGGAAGAAGTTagtgaagaaatttgaacttaaaattaaattgcataaggttcaaatttcttccatgttttcccgcgagttatcaacttcttcccgcagTGTACGGATAATTTCTCTGAAACATTtggttaggtaggtatttagttaatgttataaataagcttgctaattaaaccaccttttgtctCTACAGGATATGACTGTCCAccagtgtcaaaaatgactGAATTGGTGTCAATCCTGGCTGGAGGAACCATCACAGCGGCCCGTTGCCTCACTTTAGGTTTAACAAAAACTGTCTTCAACTGGTGTGGAGGATGGCATCATgccaataggtacagtcaacagaAAACTTACACATAATTAAGAGCCCAAAAATATCTACACACTTGTTTTTCATCATTTTTCATCCCTGTTTTGACACCAATTAACTGGGCTAAATCCAGATTTCCCAAATTCCTGCAGATGGCTAGGTTAAATTACCATAATTCTATCAATCTCTTtagttattaaattagtaatttaTAAATTTCTAGACATGGCGCTGAAGGGTTCTGCTATGTGAATGACATAGTACTTGGTATAGAATATCTCAGAGAAAAGTTCCCTAAAGTCCTGTACATAGACTTAGATGTACATCATGGTAAATATTATTGAAGGTAAATTCTATGCACTAT from Cydia amplana chromosome 19, ilCydAmpl1.1, whole genome shotgun sequence harbors:
- the LOC134656719 gene encoding histone-lysine N-methyltransferase Set8 translates to MVRANTLATQEGAKTPHRIELCEHQPVRPTRTYRKRRIIAAIPTKTENGEVKSEPKIKKIDVKSKPLNNCNGCTNMTNGLGVRSRAARAAARAAESHKLTEYFKEELKSPKVERPPTPKDIEKTVKVEPKITNGNSNHKLTEYFPVRRSVRKTSKCMMAEKMRDLERAVREQREDGLAVAYFEGKGRGIIATRPFCRGSFVVEYSGELVGVQEAREREHMYAQDPEAGCYMYYFRLQDQQYCIDATAESGRLGRLVNHSRTGNLHTKALWVDRPRLVLLAAQDIAPGEELTYDYGDRSKESLQHHPWLAL